One genomic region from Saprospiraceae bacterium encodes:
- a CDS encoding T9SS type A sorting domain-containing protein, translating into MKKWITLVVGIILFGMSSNAYASLEIFCPKDKDITYQTYQAGNYWDKPSVWGPHTLYGPWIKPNLNCGAGYVEIKWEIVDHYARSYYCTQTIWVTNHYGSAPISVWCPKEEWIYCDQLDYIKYNKPEVSGSNYWIYGPYVSKSLNDCGIGSVWVEWKVVDGCGKTTICKSVIWVKARGGYPNIWWPKDFEADACVGSTDPKYLSYPYGYPDISSKNSCSHYGISYKDEEYTFPNDPGICRKIARRWSVIDWCTYNPNAYGYQTEGRWEHVQLIKLVSKSKPSITCTPEVKVGQELYGKTAWVDVPVPTATSSCNGKSVISHNSKYATNPYSADASGQYPIGTTEVIFSVKDGCANYSTCTTKVIVLDKTAPTPYCLGTLVAGIGWHSDGIYTVIDPKKFDAGSYDNCTPKEKLKFTAVPSRYTCDSIGIKTLKIWVEDEAGNKDYCTVKLNLQDNSGMCPKPVAPPAPPAPPVAAHDSLLIAGFLWNMYEAPLDSVMMTLADSAKSKSLMVNGQYKFQQLKKDIDYSVSAYKSKGFFDGVTDEDYDLLVNYIQGDDSLFSPYQLIAADIDGNDTVDMDDAFLLGYYLLTKGQNNLGSQPAWRFFPKSFNLASLDILGKNISSVPDFIKLRKLDSICIDADFIGVKIGDINLSLFDTSKLTSTIPKLEARDNKQPIARVSNSIDGRVKVYPNPFRENLTILYHSEQHTEINVTWYDISGKSFNTQKVMVNKGINQLKVEKGVFRYPGIYFYNIKDQFNNFSGKVHLLD; encoded by the coding sequence ATGAAAAAATGGATTACACTCGTGGTTGGAATCATATTGTTTGGTATGAGTTCTAATGCATATGCTTCTTTGGAGATATTTTGCCCAAAGGACAAAGACATTACTTACCAAACTTATCAAGCCGGTAATTATTGGGATAAGCCTTCAGTCTGGGGACCGCATACTTTGTATGGACCCTGGATCAAACCTAATCTAAATTGTGGTGCTGGTTATGTAGAGATTAAGTGGGAGATAGTGGATCATTATGCCAGATCTTATTACTGCACGCAGACCATATGGGTCACTAACCACTATGGCTCTGCTCCCATATCTGTTTGGTGCCCAAAAGAAGAATGGATCTATTGTGATCAACTAGATTATATCAAGTACAATAAACCTGAAGTCTCTGGTTCTAATTATTGGATCTATGGACCATATGTGTCTAAGTCTTTAAATGATTGTGGTATTGGAAGCGTTTGGGTAGAGTGGAAAGTTGTCGATGGTTGTGGTAAAACGACTATTTGTAAAAGTGTGATCTGGGTCAAAGCGAGAGGGGGCTATCCCAATATCTGGTGGCCTAAAGACTTTGAAGCGGATGCTTGTGTTGGTAGTACCGACCCTAAATATCTCAGTTATCCATATGGTTATCCTGACATCTCAAGCAAGAATAGTTGTAGCCATTATGGTATTAGTTATAAAGACGAAGAATATACTTTTCCCAACGATCCGGGTATCTGTAGAAAAATAGCCAGGCGATGGAGTGTAATTGATTGGTGTACTTATAATCCGAATGCATACGGCTATCAGACAGAGGGTCGCTGGGAGCATGTTCAGTTAATCAAACTAGTTAGTAAATCTAAACCATCCATCACTTGCACGCCAGAGGTTAAGGTAGGTCAGGAACTTTATGGTAAGACCGCATGGGTAGATGTACCGGTTCCTACAGCAACCTCTTCTTGCAATGGAAAATCTGTGATTTCGCACAATTCTAAATATGCGACTAATCCGTATTCTGCTGATGCCAGTGGTCAATATCCGATTGGCACTACTGAAGTAATATTTTCTGTCAAAGATGGCTGCGCTAATTATTCAACTTGCACTACCAAAGTCATCGTATTAGACAAAACGGCACCAACTCCCTATTGCCTGGGCACCTTAGTAGCGGGCATAGGCTGGCATTCAGATGGCATATATACTGTGATAGATCCTAAAAAATTTGACGCTGGGTCTTATGACAATTGCACACCGAAAGAAAAACTCAAGTTTACTGCAGTACCCTCAAGATATACTTGTGATAGTATCGGAATAAAAACCTTAAAGATTTGGGTAGAAGATGAAGCAGGCAATAAAGATTATTGTACAGTGAAGTTAAATCTTCAAGACAACTCAGGGATGTGCCCTAAGCCGGTAGCTCCGCCAGCACCACCTGCACCGCCTGTGGCGGCCCATGATTCTCTATTAATAGCAGGTTTTTTGTGGAATATGTATGAAGCACCTTTAGACAGTGTGATGATGACACTCGCTGACTCAGCCAAATCAAAATCTCTGATGGTCAATGGTCAATATAAATTCCAACAGTTGAAAAAGGACATTGACTATTCAGTATCCGCCTATAAAAGCAAAGGTTTCTTTGATGGGGTGACAGATGAAGATTATGATCTGTTGGTAAATTATATTCAAGGAGACGATTCCTTATTTAGCCCTTATCAGCTGATTGCTGCAGATATAGATGGCAATGATACAGTGGATATGGATGATGCTTTTTTGCTCGGTTATTATTTACTCACCAAAGGGCAAAATAATTTAGGAAGCCAGCCAGCGTGGAGATTTTTCCCTAAAAGTTTTAATCTGGCTTCTTTGGATATACTCGGTAAAAATATTAGTTCAGTGCCGGATTTTATAAAACTTAGAAAATTGGATTCTATTTGTATTGATGCAGATTTCATTGGAGTAAAAATCGGCGATATCAATCTGAGCTTATTTGATACTTCAAAATTGACATCTACCATACCCAAATTGGAAGCAAGGGATAATAAGCAGCCTATAGCCAGGGTATCTAATTCCATTGATGGCAGAGTGAAGGTATATCCAAATCCGTTTAGAGAAAATCTGACCATATTATATCATAGTGAACAACACACCGAGATCAATGTCACCTGGTATGATATAAGTGGTAAAAGCTTCAATACCCAAAAAGTTATGGTCAATAAAGGAATCAATCAACTAAAGGTAGAAAAAGGAGTTTTCAGATATCCAGGTATATATTTTTATAATATCAAGGATCAATTCAACAATTTCTCTGGTAAAGTGCATCTTTTAGATTAA
- a CDS encoding PorP/SprF family type IX secretion system membrane protein, with product MKKVLLSLIIMISIGISIHAQDEAVYSQYIFHPILVNPAYAGFKQQHELIFNFKNAYASFPGSPKTYTLSFDGPVAPKLGFVGQIYNDIAGDLSKFKAQAGLAYLFDMGSVKMNAGLAAQFYRMQLANGAVLDPLVVSPDPLLQAAADGLNFFSTTLGIYGEQNEKFKFGVSIVDLARTRIDQIQTTTSDNGFFKYFNAWVGYKFDVQNYNFTVEPSIMIKRLRNVPFQTDLNVKMSFLEEQLYGGVSYSIGGFSKTTFLLGARINKFKLFYSYDIALEEFQKYNNGAHELSLSFDIPSNLKGSAK from the coding sequence ATGAAAAAAGTTTTACTTTCCTTAATAATAATGATTTCTATAGGGATCAGTATTCATGCGCAAGATGAGGCAGTATATTCTCAGTATATATTTCATCCGATATTGGTCAATCCGGCTTATGCAGGGTTTAAGCAACAGCACGAGTTGATCTTTAATTTTAAAAATGCTTATGCCTCTTTTCCAGGTTCCCCTAAGACTTATACCTTGAGTTTTGATGGACCAGTCGCCCCTAAATTGGGCTTTGTGGGTCAGATATACAATGACATAGCTGGAGACTTGAGTAAGTTTAAAGCTCAGGCTGGTTTGGCTTATTTGTTTGATATGGGATCGGTCAAGATGAACGCAGGTCTGGCAGCGCAATTTTATAGAATGCAATTAGCGAATGGGGCAGTACTTGATCCACTGGTAGTGTCGCCTGATCCATTACTTCAAGCAGCTGCAGATGGTCTTAATTTTTTTAGTACTACGCTTGGAATATATGGGGAGCAAAACGAAAAATTTAAATTTGGGGTTTCTATCGTGGACCTGGCTAGAACTCGTATAGATCAGATACAAACTACCACCAGTGACAATGGTTTTTTCAAATATTTTAATGCATGGGTAGGATATAAATTTGATGTGCAGAATTATAATTTTACCGTAGAGCCTTCCATCATGATCAAGAGATTGAGGAATGTGCCTTTTCAAACTGATCTCAATGTAAAAATGTCTTTCTTAGAAGAACAATTATATGGTGGTGTGTCTTATTCCATCGGTGGATTTAGCAAAACCACTTTTCTGTTGGGAGCCAGAATCAATAAATTTAAATTGTTTTATTCTTATGATATAGCCTTAGAAGAATTTCAAAAATATAATAATGGAGCGCACGAATTGTCTCTATCCTTCGACATCCCATCTAACCTAAAAGGGTCTGCCAAATAA